From a single Planctellipticum variicoloris genomic region:
- a CDS encoding metal-dependent hydrolase family protein: MKTATGTTLITHGQLIDGTGRPAIPDGAVLIRDGRIVYAGPATALSDSPAPPDHTLDARGGTILPGLVEAHFHPTYFNVAALEDLDIKYPVEYVTLLAAANAKLALECGYTSARSGGSLFNIDVWLKKAIEAEICPGPRLASSGREICGVAGLMDWNPDYRKIGMEGLVLLVNGPDEARAAVRKLVKDGVEWVKTYPTGDAAAPDANDHHTLCMTFEEMHAVVQTAHNHGLKVTGHCRATEGIRNALKAGYDAIEHGTFIDDETLELLLKRNVPVVPALYFELASIERGPEFGMPQKVIDGHRETLEGGAESARRILKAGGRIGLGGDYGFAWNPHGDYAKELTFFVNYVGFTPLETLKCATQTGAEILGRADELGTLEAGKLADVLVVDGDVLADISILENRTRFIAILQGGVPKAGQICQPREVW; encoded by the coding sequence ATGAAGACCGCCACCGGAACGACGCTGATCACCCACGGGCAACTGATCGACGGCACCGGCCGCCCGGCGATTCCCGACGGGGCAGTCCTGATCCGCGACGGGCGAATCGTCTACGCGGGGCCGGCCACCGCCCTCTCCGACTCCCCGGCCCCGCCCGATCACACGCTCGACGCCCGCGGCGGCACGATTCTCCCCGGCCTCGTCGAGGCTCACTTTCATCCGACGTACTTTAACGTGGCGGCTCTGGAAGACCTCGATATCAAGTACCCGGTCGAATACGTCACGCTGCTCGCCGCCGCCAATGCCAAGCTGGCGCTGGAGTGCGGGTACACCTCCGCCCGCAGCGGCGGGAGCCTGTTCAATATCGATGTCTGGCTCAAGAAGGCCATCGAAGCCGAAATCTGCCCCGGCCCACGGCTCGCCTCCAGCGGACGCGAAATCTGCGGCGTCGCCGGGCTGATGGACTGGAACCCCGACTATCGCAAGATCGGCATGGAGGGACTTGTGCTGCTGGTCAACGGTCCCGACGAGGCCCGGGCCGCCGTCCGCAAGCTCGTCAAAGACGGCGTCGAATGGGTCAAGACCTATCCGACCGGCGACGCGGCTGCGCCCGACGCCAACGATCATCACACGCTCTGCATGACGTTTGAAGAGATGCACGCGGTGGTGCAGACGGCCCACAATCACGGCCTGAAAGTCACCGGCCACTGCCGGGCCACCGAAGGCATCCGCAACGCCCTGAAGGCGGGATACGACGCGATCGAGCACGGGACGTTCATCGACGACGAAACCCTCGAACTGCTGCTCAAGCGGAACGTCCCCGTCGTCCCGGCCCTCTACTTCGAGCTCGCCAGCATCGAACGCGGCCCCGAATTCGGCATGCCGCAGAAGGTGATCGACGGCCACCGGGAAACTCTCGAAGGAGGCGCGGAGAGCGCTCGCCGGATTCTGAAAGCCGGCGGCCGGATCGGACTGGGGGGCGACTACGGCTTCGCCTGGAATCCTCACGGCGACTACGCCAAAGAGCTGACGTTCTTCGTGAACTACGTCGGCTTCACGCCGCTCGAAACGCTGAAGTGTGCGACGCAGACCGGCGCGGAAATCCTCGGCCGGGCCGACGAGCTGGGGACGCTCGAAGCCGGCAAGCTGGCGGATGTGCTGGTCGTCGACGGCGACGTGCTGGCGGATATCTCCATTCTGGAAAACCGGACCAGATTCATCGCCATCCTGCAGGGAGGCGTCCCCAAAGCGGGACAGATCTGTCAGCCGCGCGAAGTCTGGTAA
- a CDS encoding GntR family transcriptional regulator, producing MHDGRLPLLVHPSSGVPIYRQIMDQLRALMASGRLRAGDLLPSVRQLSAELEVNMMTVSKAFARLEQDGLVERIRGTGMRVREQQPQGSVADRQEQLRDHGTALVTQGRQLSLTDDQILSAVKSLLREHRP from the coding sequence ATGCACGACGGCCGTCTGCCACTTCTGGTTCATCCCTCCTCGGGCGTCCCGATCTACCGCCAGATCATGGACCAGCTCCGGGCTCTGATGGCCAGCGGACGGCTCAGAGCGGGCGATCTCCTCCCCTCCGTCCGCCAGCTCTCCGCCGAGCTGGAGGTCAACATGATGACCGTTTCCAAAGCCTTCGCCCGCCTCGAACAGGACGGGCTCGTGGAACGCATCCGCGGGACCGGCATGCGGGTCCGCGAACAGCAGCCCCAAGGCTCCGTCGCCGACCGGCAGGAGCAGCTCCGGGATCACGGAACCGCTCTCGTGACTCAAGGGCGGCAACTGTCCCTGACCGATGACCAGATCCTCTCCGCCGTGAAATCTCTCCTGCGGGAACACCGACCATGA
- a CDS encoding OmpP1/FadL family transporter, with product MLHRTWFPFLLAVLAVCSPALADGLVRDGIGPISGGRGGTNIAHSDNGAILNDNPAGMIFSNSGGLFEGGVDTVILDLGYTDPQNSYSHNKVSGFPVPQLSAFKVFDDGDRLWALGLGIMAPAGFGAEFSQVNPVFGRQQYRSLGALGKILPSVAVQVTDRLSVGGSFGLAMSHVELNGPFYLQTGPMAGTPTLLDLHSTGYAPTWSIGAQYVATENTTFGLAFISRTDFSMKGGADVQVPLGQGPPLFGRFDADVDIAWPSSLGFGVKHRVAPRHQVSADVIWYHWKSTFNNLGLTLSETDNPIYQALLGSSADDAVPLQWHDTVSLRLGYEFLKSREQTWRAGYVYHGRPVPSNTLNTYTDGVLEHAFSLGFSRVLEDWTLNFAYQYSFSPTVHTDESLIAGGDFSDSTFRAQAHWVMLSVSRPF from the coding sequence ATGCTGCATCGCACCTGGTTCCCGTTTCTCCTGGCAGTCCTGGCAGTCTGCAGTCCGGCGCTGGCGGACGGACTGGTCCGCGACGGCATCGGGCCGATCTCGGGGGGCCGCGGCGGAACCAACATCGCCCACTCCGACAACGGCGCCATTCTCAACGACAATCCCGCCGGCATGATCTTCTCGAACTCGGGGGGCCTGTTCGAGGGCGGCGTCGACACAGTGATCCTCGACCTGGGCTACACCGATCCCCAGAACTCGTACTCCCACAACAAGGTCTCCGGATTCCCGGTCCCGCAGTTGTCGGCTTTCAAAGTCTTCGACGACGGCGACCGACTCTGGGCGCTGGGCCTGGGAATCATGGCGCCCGCCGGCTTCGGGGCGGAGTTCTCGCAGGTCAATCCCGTCTTCGGCCGCCAGCAGTATCGCTCGCTGGGAGCCCTCGGGAAGATTCTGCCGTCGGTGGCCGTTCAGGTGACCGACCGCCTGTCGGTCGGCGGATCGTTCGGCCTGGCGATGAGCCATGTGGAATTGAACGGCCCCTTCTACCTGCAGACCGGACCGATGGCCGGGACGCCCACGCTGCTCGACCTCCACAGCACCGGCTACGCGCCGACCTGGTCGATCGGCGCTCAGTACGTGGCGACGGAAAACACGACCTTCGGCCTGGCCTTCATCAGCCGGACCGACTTCTCGATGAAGGGGGGCGCCGACGTGCAGGTGCCCCTCGGCCAGGGGCCTCCTCTCTTCGGCCGGTTCGACGCCGACGTCGACATTGCGTGGCCGTCGTCCCTCGGATTCGGCGTGAAACATCGCGTCGCCCCGCGGCATCAGGTTTCGGCCGACGTCATCTGGTACCACTGGAAATCGACCTTCAACAACCTGGGCCTGACCCTCTCCGAGACCGACAACCCGATCTACCAGGCCCTGCTCGGCAGTTCGGCCGACGACGCCGTCCCCCTGCAGTGGCACGACACGGTCTCGCTGCGGCTGGGATACGAATTCCTGAAATCGCGCGAACAGACGTGGCGGGCCGGTTACGTCTATCACGGCCGCCCCGTCCCCAGCAACACGTTAAACACCTACACGGACGGCGTGCTCGAACACGCCTTTTCGCTCGGCTTCAGCCGCGTGCTGGAAGACTGGACGCTCAACTTCGCATACCAGTACTCCTTCAGCCCGACGGTTCACACCGACGAGAGTCTGATTGCGGGGGGCGATTTCTCCGACAGCACCTTCCGGGCGCAGGCCCACTGGGTGATGCTCTCCGTCTCGCGGCCGTTCTGA
- a CDS encoding ATP-binding protein, which yields MLDRLLDRCGGWYVLVMMLITRPLCLLGGALTIYFVSLSMALPHALLEHLILFAAIWIAISTISTVLLAQYETRTLRRVIEEIRAGHGVSPADGDRAGREAAMFSSLHHWRESWLVPLTTVLPINAWLWVVDSPPLLLLLQIGAAGFVGISAVLLMTFFAAERWMATCTTFLLSNGVQIDFRDLPRSHLRRRMNVCFGLTLAITALMIGSLANQRAFEIVQNPASQMEAVASLREHTVGISITAVAVGLLLSHFLSSSVSTRVDHLVAAMQRVKSGRLDERLMPVGNDEIDHLAREFNTMVEQLNRNDAMIRELNSTLEEKVRLRTRQLMRSKKTLQRSFRKLRETDRLKTEFFSNVSHELRTPLTMILAPVQRLLEQSDALPERDRSLLDVVRLNGLRLLELINQLLEFSRVGSGKEELRPESLHLNRLVESLVRSAEPLAEQRGVRLTARLEATLPLTSADPDKLETVIRNLVSNALKFTPQGGAVHVETRLQNDRLLLSVADTGIGIKPEDHNRIFDRFVQIDGSRSRAFSGTGLGLSLARELIELHGGTIGVDSELGRGATFWIELPVVKPLVPVAAAISPTASGMRSTFAELQTFPGSRPIPAVAGSVDETSPLILIVDDTPEMRFLIGDVLSDHYRIELAADGFEALETLERLTPDLVISDVMMPGLDGYELCHRVRADARWCNLPFVLLTARAETSMKIEGLQCGADDYLVKPFDAEELRARVRSLLRVRDLHRQLEVKNRDLESTLRDVKAMQSQLVHSEKMNSIGQLVAGVAHEINNAINAVYNGIQPLASKVGAVREILTAREASGRLDVDIDRGLTRISSLAEVILHGAERATRIVQDLKTFSHPGAEVPQWFDVNRSLDVCMNLLGHELKDRITVHCDYCESARIFGPLGELNQVFMNLLNNARQAISGPGDIFVRTSLEEGWLTVAIRDTGCGIPDSVRNRIFDPFFTTKDVGVGTGLGLSISCRIVEGLGGNLRFVCPPEGGTEFTITVPADDRGETKSGTVIEVSRPLEIVAQ from the coding sequence ATGCTCGACAGACTGCTGGACCGCTGCGGTGGGTGGTATGTCCTCGTGATGATGCTCATCACGAGGCCGCTCTGCCTTTTGGGCGGCGCTCTGACGATCTACTTCGTCAGCCTCTCCATGGCTCTGCCGCATGCCCTGCTCGAACACCTGATTCTGTTCGCCGCAATCTGGATTGCCATCTCCACCATCTCCACGGTGCTGCTCGCTCAGTACGAGACGCGCACACTGCGCAGGGTGATTGAAGAGATCCGCGCCGGACACGGCGTTTCTCCTGCCGATGGAGATCGAGCCGGCCGCGAAGCCGCGATGTTCAGCAGCCTGCACCACTGGCGCGAAAGCTGGCTGGTCCCGCTGACGACCGTCCTCCCGATCAATGCCTGGCTCTGGGTCGTCGATTCGCCGCCGCTCCTTCTGCTCCTGCAGATCGGAGCCGCCGGGTTTGTCGGCATTTCCGCCGTCCTGCTCATGACCTTCTTCGCCGCCGAACGCTGGATGGCGACCTGCACCACGTTTCTCCTGTCAAACGGCGTTCAAATCGACTTCCGCGACCTGCCGCGAAGTCATCTGCGACGACGCATGAACGTCTGCTTCGGCCTGACCCTCGCCATCACCGCCCTGATGATCGGCAGCCTGGCCAATCAACGCGCCTTTGAAATCGTCCAGAACCCCGCTTCGCAGATGGAGGCCGTCGCCAGCCTGCGCGAACACACCGTTGGCATCTCCATCACCGCCGTCGCCGTCGGTTTGCTCCTCTCCCACTTCCTCTCGTCCTCGGTCTCCACCCGCGTCGACCACCTCGTCGCCGCCATGCAACGCGTCAAATCCGGCCGGCTCGACGAGCGCCTGATGCCCGTCGGCAACGACGAAATCGACCACCTCGCCCGCGAATTCAACACGATGGTCGAGCAGCTCAACCGCAACGACGCCATGATCCGCGAACTCAACTCCACCCTCGAAGAAAAGGTCCGTCTGCGAACGCGACAGTTGATGCGGAGCAAGAAAACTCTCCAGAGATCCTTCCGGAAACTCCGCGAAACCGACCGGCTGAAGACCGAATTCTTCTCGAACGTCAGCCACGAGCTCCGCACCCCCCTCACTATGATTCTCGCCCCCGTGCAGCGGCTGCTCGAACAGTCCGACGCCCTCCCGGAACGCGATCGCTCCCTCCTCGACGTCGTCCGGCTCAACGGCCTGCGCCTGCTCGAACTCATCAACCAGCTCCTCGAATTCTCCCGCGTCGGCTCCGGCAAGGAAGAGCTGCGCCCCGAAAGCCTGCACCTCAATCGGCTCGTGGAATCGCTCGTCCGCTCGGCGGAACCCCTCGCCGAGCAGCGCGGCGTGCGGCTGACCGCTCGTCTTGAGGCCACTCTGCCACTGACCTCGGCCGACCCCGACAAGCTCGAAACGGTCATCCGCAACCTGGTCTCCAACGCGCTCAAGTTCACGCCGCAGGGCGGTGCCGTGCACGTCGAAACCCGGCTCCAGAACGACCGGCTGCTGCTCAGCGTGGCCGATACGGGAATCGGCATCAAACCCGAAGATCACAACCGGATCTTCGACCGGTTCGTGCAGATCGACGGTTCCCGCTCCCGCGCCTTCTCCGGCACGGGATTGGGGCTGTCGCTGGCGCGCGAGCTCATCGAACTTCACGGCGGCACGATCGGCGTCGACAGCGAGCTCGGCCGCGGCGCCACTTTCTGGATCGAGCTCCCGGTCGTCAAACCGCTGGTTCCCGTGGCGGCCGCGATCTCCCCCACCGCCTCGGGAATGCGAAGCACTTTCGCAGAACTGCAGACATTCCCCGGCTCCCGCCCGATCCCCGCGGTCGCGGGCTCCGTCGACGAAACGTCGCCGCTGATCCTGATCGTCGACGACACTCCCGAAATGCGGTTCCTGATCGGCGACGTCCTGTCGGACCACTATCGGATCGAACTGGCCGCGGACGGTTTCGAAGCGCTGGAGACCCTGGAGCGTCTGACCCCCGATCTGGTGATCTCCGACGTCATGATGCCGGGTCTCGACGGCTACGAACTGTGCCACCGGGTCCGCGCGGACGCGCGCTGGTGCAATCTCCCCTTCGTGCTGCTGACGGCACGCGCAGAAACCTCCATGAAAATCGAGGGTCTGCAGTGCGGGGCCGACGACTATCTGGTCAAGCCGTTCGACGCCGAGGAGCTCCGCGCCCGCGTCCGGTCGCTGCTGCGCGTCCGCGACCTGCACCGGCAACTGGAAGTCAAAAACCGCGATCTGGAATCGACGCTCCGCGACGTCAAGGCGATGCAGTCGCAGCTCGTCCATTCGGAGAAAATGAACTCCATCGGCCAGCTCGTCGCGGGCGTCGCCCACGAAATTAACAACGCCATCAACGCCGTCTACAACGGCATTCAGCCCCTGGCGAGCAAGGTCGGCGCCGTCCGCGAGATCCTGACCGCCCGCGAGGCGTCCGGCAGGCTGGACGTCGACATCGACCGGGGGCTGACGCGAATCTCAAGCCTGGCGGAAGTGATCCTCCACGGTGCGGAACGCGCCACCCGCATCGTCCAGGATCTCAAAACTTTCTCCCACCCGGGGGCGGAAGTTCCGCAGTGGTTCGACGTCAACCGCTCCCTCGACGTCTGCATGAACCTCCTCGGCCACGAACTCAAAGACCGCATTACGGTTCACTGCGACTACTGCGAATCGGCACGCATCTTCGGTCCGCTGGGAGAGCTGAACCAGGTCTTCATGAATCTGCTCAATAACGCCCGCCAGGCGATCTCCGGACCAGGTGACATTTTCGTCCGCACCAGTCTGGAAGAGGGCTGGCTGACCGTCGCCATTCGCGACACGGGCTGCGGAATTCCCGATTCGGTCCGGAACCGGATTTTCGACCCGTTCTTTACGACCAAGGACGTCGGCGTCGGAACGGGGCTGGGATTGTCGATCAGTTGCCGAATTGTCGAAGGCCTCGGAGGAAACCTCCGGTTTGTCTGTCCTCCGGAGGGGGGCACGGAATTTACGATCACCGTCCCCGCGGATGATCGAGGCGAGACGAAGTCAGGAACAGTCATCGAGGTCTCGCGACCTCTGGAGATCGTGGCGCAATGA
- a CDS encoding sensor histidine kinase produces MKPELLYVDDEVGNLVVFEAAFEDDFQITLAQSAEEVLELMEERAFAVVVADHRMPRMTGVELLEILRERHPLTKRILLTGYTDPAAMIDSINRGQVFHYVRKPWERHELLAILRRAFEAHDLEIANQTLTNQLIAADRLATLGQATARIAHEMGNQLCMLPLLEVMQGEFAGNPRMQKIAGFATQTYERLVALVEEVKKFVRQEHEEFDRRPLALDELIQELVSFLRFDRKIDVTRVHAQLRDAPPVLGNRFKLQQVLTNLIKNASDAIDGREDGWIRISLQQDGDRVRIDVSDNGCGIPESIAERVWQPFFTTKGANGNGLGLDVCRRLVESHGGSIACDSVCGAGTTFSISLPAADSASAAAYSRTSTGLKAALPVISRPEQ; encoded by the coding sequence ATGAAGCCGGAACTGCTGTACGTGGACGACGAAGTGGGCAATCTGGTGGTCTTCGAGGCCGCCTTCGAGGACGACTTCCAGATCACCCTCGCCCAGAGCGCCGAGGAAGTCCTCGAGCTGATGGAAGAGCGGGCGTTTGCCGTGGTCGTCGCCGACCATCGCATGCCGCGGATGACCGGCGTTGAACTCCTGGAAATCCTGCGGGAACGACACCCTCTGACCAAACGCATCCTCCTCACGGGCTACACCGACCCCGCGGCGATGATCGATTCGATCAACCGTGGCCAGGTCTTCCACTACGTCCGCAAGCCCTGGGAACGCCACGAGCTGCTGGCGATCCTCCGGCGGGCGTTCGAAGCCCACGATCTCGAAATCGCCAATCAGACCCTCACCAACCAGCTTATCGCCGCAGACCGGTTGGCGACGCTGGGACAGGCCACCGCTCGAATCGCCCACGAAATGGGCAATCAGCTTTGCATGCTCCCCCTGCTCGAAGTCATGCAGGGAGAGTTTGCCGGCAACCCGCGAATGCAAAAAATCGCCGGCTTCGCCACGCAAACCTACGAACGGCTTGTGGCCCTGGTCGAAGAAGTCAAGAAATTCGTCCGGCAGGAGCATGAGGAATTCGACCGACGCCCCCTGGCGCTGGACGAGCTGATTCAGGAACTGGTCTCCTTCCTCCGATTCGACCGCAAGATCGACGTCACTCGAGTCCACGCCCAACTGCGGGACGCCCCCCCCGTCCTCGGCAACCGCTTCAAGCTGCAGCAGGTTCTGACCAACCTCATCAAAAATGCCTCGGATGCCATTGACGGGCGCGAAGACGGCTGGATCCGCATCAGCCTGCAGCAGGATGGAGACCGCGTCCGCATCGATGTCAGCGACAACGGCTGCGGCATTCCGGAATCGATTGCCGAACGTGTCTGGCAACCGTTCTTCACGACCAAAGGGGCCAACGGAAACGGACTCGGACTGGACGTTTGCCGACGACTCGTCGAATCGCACGGCGGCTCGATCGCCTGCGACAGCGTCTGCGGCGCCGGAACCACATTCTCGATCAGCCTCCCCGCGGCGGATTCTGCGTCTGCTGCAGCGTACAGTCGTACGTCGACAGGCTTGAAGGCCGCTCTCCCCGTCATTTCCCGCCCGGAACAATGA
- a CDS encoding alpha/beta fold hydrolase, whose amino-acid sequence MFRERILSCGKLSLNLASGPANGPALIGLHGVNRRWQCLLPLTTALPPRWQMHCLDQRGHGTSDRADRYLVTDYAADVAALIRTEFTEPVILYGHSLGAMVAAHVAAAEPARVRAVVAEDPPFHTMGERIDSTPLLSYFHALENLCGRALPRADLLAQLGEAPLRNPLTGHNVPLRETRDAAAIRFAAAALRQLDPAVLRPIVAGQWLDGYDVEGVGRSLQCPVLLLQADHAVGGMLIDDDAALWRQVVADLTVVRFHGAGHMLHWQRTHEVANVVTAFLESLVL is encoded by the coding sequence ATGTTTCGCGAACGCATTCTCTCCTGCGGCAAGCTCTCTCTCAATCTCGCCAGCGGCCCCGCGAACGGTCCCGCACTGATCGGCCTGCACGGCGTCAATCGCCGCTGGCAATGCCTGCTGCCGCTGACGACGGCGCTGCCGCCGCGCTGGCAAATGCACTGTCTCGACCAGCGCGGGCATGGGACGTCGGACCGGGCCGACCGCTACCTCGTCACCGACTACGCGGCCGACGTCGCGGCCCTGATCCGTACCGAATTTACGGAGCCGGTCATTCTGTATGGCCATTCGCTCGGCGCGATGGTCGCCGCCCATGTGGCCGCCGCAGAGCCCGCGCGCGTCCGCGCCGTCGTGGCCGAAGATCCTCCCTTTCACACGATGGGGGAGCGGATCGACTCGACGCCGCTGCTGAGCTACTTCCATGCGCTGGAAAACCTCTGCGGTCGCGCGCTGCCGCGGGCGGACTTGCTGGCGCAGCTCGGCGAAGCGCCCCTGCGGAATCCGCTCACCGGACACAACGTCCCGTTGAGAGAGACTCGCGACGCCGCGGCGATCCGCTTTGCCGCTGCGGCGCTCCGACAACTCGATCCCGCGGTCCTCCGGCCAATCGTCGCCGGGCAATGGCTCGACGGCTACGACGTGGAAGGCGTGGGAAGATCTCTGCAGTGTCCCGTCCTGCTGCTGCAGGCGGACCACGCGGTCGGGGGGATGTTGATCGACGACGACGCGGCCCTCTGGCGGCAGGTCGTCGCCGATCTGACGGTCGTTCGCTTTCACGGCGCCGGCCACATGCTCCACTGGCAGCGCACGCACGAAGTCGCCAATGTCGTAACAGCCTTCCTCGAATCGCTGGTTCTCTAA
- a CDS encoding response regulator, giving the protein MIVDDEPLIHLTIEQALTAAAAQSARYEVVAVDNGHAALKAVEMARRDGSPFSVAYVDLQLGSDWDGLETLQHLWDVDGDLQAVLCTANPVAARRGLEYLKSRHDQLLFLEKPFGSLDVSQFARALTSRWELQRRMRDHADELESRVAERTEEIRRSQERLLEANAALIVARDQADAANRAKSTFLANMSHEIRTPMTAVLGFLDILADAETTPEDRELCIETIRTNAMHLLTLINDILDLSRVEAGELPIEHRPFHPRELIRDIVELLRPRAAAKGLTFETRVDSNVPSVAVTDDGRLRQILTNLIGNALKFTDRGGVEVALRLQHATATHAQLQFQVIDSGIGIAPERLGEIFSPFAQADDSVTRRYGGTGLGLTISRQLARRLGGDVTAASQPGVGSTFEVVIPASVGAATVPSPDGAVRADGEIDSAETKSLHLLLAEDSEDLSHLYIRMLGRRGCDVVHVPDGRQAVRHVLETQRSRRPFDAVIMDMQMPVQDGYSATRELRDAGYDGPIIAYTAHAMTGDRNRCLEAGCDVYLPKPSDASSLLSAIRTAIQAVADRRESGGI; this is encoded by the coding sequence TTGATCGTTGATGACGAGCCGCTCATCCACCTGACGATCGAGCAGGCCCTGACTGCCGCCGCCGCACAGTCCGCCCGGTATGAGGTCGTGGCGGTCGACAACGGCCACGCGGCGCTGAAGGCCGTGGAGATGGCTCGCCGGGACGGGTCTCCTTTCTCCGTCGCTTACGTCGACCTCCAGCTTGGATCTGACTGGGACGGACTCGAAACGCTGCAGCATCTCTGGGACGTTGACGGCGATCTGCAGGCTGTCCTCTGCACGGCGAATCCCGTCGCCGCCCGGCGCGGACTGGAATACTTGAAGTCCCGGCACGACCAGTTGCTCTTTCTGGAGAAGCCGTTCGGCTCTCTCGACGTCAGTCAGTTCGCCCGGGCGCTGACCAGCCGCTGGGAACTGCAACGGCGGATGCGCGACCACGCCGACGAACTCGAATCGCGAGTTGCCGAGCGAACGGAGGAAATTCGCCGGTCGCAGGAGCGACTCCTGGAGGCGAATGCCGCGTTGATCGTCGCCCGCGATCAGGCCGATGCGGCCAATCGGGCAAAGTCCACCTTCCTGGCGAACATGAGCCACGAAATCCGAACTCCGATGACGGCGGTGCTCGGCTTCCTCGACATTCTCGCCGACGCGGAAACAACTCCCGAGGACCGCGAGCTCTGCATCGAGACGATTCGCACCAACGCCATGCATCTGCTGACGCTGATCAACGACATTCTCGATCTGTCGCGGGTGGAGGCCGGAGAGCTGCCGATCGAACACCGCCCCTTCCACCCGCGGGAACTGATTCGGGACATCGTCGAGCTGCTGCGGCCGCGCGCTGCAGCCAAGGGCTTGACATTCGAGACCCGCGTCGACTCGAACGTCCCCTCCGTGGCTGTGACCGACGACGGACGGCTGCGGCAGATTCTCACCAATCTCATCGGAAACGCTCTCAAATTCACCGACCGCGGCGGAGTCGAAGTCGCACTGCGACTGCAGCACGCTACGGCCACACACGCGCAGTTGCAGTTCCAGGTGATCGATTCCGGAATCGGAATCGCGCCCGAGCGACTCGGCGAGATCTTCTCCCCGTTCGCGCAAGCCGACGATTCGGTGACCCGCCGCTACGGGGGAACCGGGCTGGGCCTGACCATTTCCCGCCAGTTGGCCCGCCGGCTGGGGGGGGATGTCACCGCCGCCAGCCAGCCGGGAGTCGGCAGCACTTTCGAAGTGGTCATCCCGGCGAGTGTCGGCGCAGCGACTGTGCCTTCGCCCGACGGCGCCGTCCGCGCGGACGGCGAGATTGACTCCGCAGAGACGAAATCGCTTCACCTGCTTCTCGCCGAAGACAGCGAAGATCTGTCCCATCTCTATATCCGCATGCTGGGACGTCGCGGGTGTGATGTCGTGCATGTGCCGGACGGTCGGCAGGCCGTCCGGCACGTCCTGGAAACACAGCGCTCCCGGCGTCCGTTTGACGCCGTCATCATGGACATGCAGATGCCGGTCCAGGACGGATATTCCGCCACTCGCGAGCTGCGCGATGCCGGGTACGACGGGCCGATCATTGCTTATACGGCCCACGCGATGACGGGAGACCGCAACCGCTGCCTTGAGGCGGGCTGCGACGTCTATCTGCCAAAACCCTCGGATGCCTCGTCGCTCCTCTCCGCCATCCGAACCGCCATTCAGGCCGTCGCCGACCGGCGGGAATCCGGCGGAATTTGA
- a CDS encoding ABC transporter ATP-binding protein has product MNAPVIVATNLHKSFPEKAVLRGVDLAIPRGAVVGLLGANGSGKSTFIKCLLGLLKPSDGEVRLWGEDPWWLSESNKARLGFVPQEIRLYPWMTVSRLTRYWGAFYPNWDHAWVESLLDTWELDRKAKVGTLSAGQLQRVALVLAVGHHPELLVLDEPVAALDPVGRREFLRSLVEMTQDGEHTVLFSTHILSDLERVASHVALLADGKVQCFDELDALKDRFKRLRIRADRDLPYSFSIPGSIRMEIHGSEAVVTITDCDEALLSDLRVRWNAEIDVDDLNLEEIFLELHGRPERGPTPSRTVAAH; this is encoded by the coding sequence ATGAACGCCCCCGTGATCGTCGCGACGAATCTGCACAAGTCGTTTCCCGAGAAAGCGGTCCTCCGCGGAGTCGATCTGGCGATCCCGCGCGGCGCGGTCGTCGGCCTGCTGGGAGCCAACGGCTCCGGCAAAAGTACCTTCATCAAATGCCTGCTCGGGCTGTTGAAACCGTCGGACGGCGAAGTCCGCCTCTGGGGGGAAGACCCCTGGTGGCTCTCGGAATCCAACAAAGCCCGGCTCGGCTTCGTGCCGCAGGAAATCCGGCTCTATCCCTGGATGACCGTCAGCCGCCTGACCCGCTACTGGGGAGCGTTTTATCCCAACTGGGACCACGCCTGGGTCGAGTCGTTGCTCGACACTTGGGAACTGGATCGCAAAGCGAAAGTCGGCACCCTCTCGGCGGGTCAACTGCAGCGAGTGGCACTGGTTCTGGCGGTGGGACATCACCCGGAACTGCTGGTGCTCGACGAACCGGTCGCGGCCCTCGATCCCGTCGGCCGCCGTGAGTTCCTGCGGTCCCTCGTCGAGATGACGCAGGACGGCGAACACACGGTCCTGTTTTCCACGCACATCCTGTCGGACCTGGAACGGGTCGCCTCGCATGTCGCTCTGCTGGCCGACGGCAAGGTGCAATGCTTCGACGAGCTCGATGCCCTCAAGGACCGCTTCAAACGGCTGCGGATCCGCGCGGACCGCGACCTCCCCTATAGTTTTTCGATCCCCGGTTCGATCCGCATGGAAATCCACGGCTCCGAAGCGGTCGTCACGATTACCGACTGCGACGAGGCTCTGCTCAGCGATCTGCGCGTCCGCTGGAACGCCGAGATCGACGTCGATGACCTCAATCTCGAAGAGATCTTCCTGGAACTGCACGGCCGCCCGGAACGGGGGCCGACCCCTTCGCGGACCGTAGCGGCTCACTGA